AACTTCAATATGAAGATTTCAAAACGCGTCTCTTTAACTGCTAATGTCGGTATCATCGATGAAAAACGTCAATTGATTGACGAGAACAACCCTGCTACCGGTACTGTATTCAGTGCAATGGGAGCAGATCCTATCACACCTGTATTCCGTAATAATTTGGTTGACGTACCTATTTTTCTAAGTCAGATTTACAATGGGTATGAACCGAATAATCTCTATTCGCAGTATTCCGGGATCTTATTCTCCAATAAACGCAATCCGGTGGGACAGATTCAAAGAATGAGACAGAGTACTTATGAATATCTTTATGTAAAAGCAGGAGCAAATCTGGAGATTAAGTTATTTGATTTTCTGAAGTTCAATTCGCGCTTCGGCATGGATATTAGTAGAAGCCTAACTGATGGATTTCAACCTAAATACACCCTCAATGCCAATGATTACGCCAATGAGAATACAGTGATACAGGATAATTCCAGAAGCAACTATTTTGTATGGGAACAGACTCTTTCTTACGATCAAACCTTCGGGAAGTTTAAGATAGGAGCATTACTCGGTACTTCAGCTGAAGAAACAAGCGTTTCGAGTGTCAATGCTTCTATACAAGGGGTGATAAATAATGATAAGGATATGGCTATTCTTAATGCAGGCACAACAAACCCGGCAGTATCCGGCTATCCTTATGACAACTCGATGTTATCATTCTTCGGACGTGTCAGTCTGGATTATGACAGCAAATATCTTATTGCTGCCAACCTACGTCGTGATGGTTCCTCTAAATTTGCCGACGGACACAAATGGGGAACATTCCCATCCGTATCGGCTGCATGGCGCTTCTCCAGCGAATCGTTCATGGAATCTACTCACAATTGGTTGAGTGACGCAAAGCTGCGTATCAGCTATGGTTTGATTGGTAATCAAAATATTAGCGGGGGCGGATATGCTTCTACGTATGGAAGTACAATCTATGATCGTTACTCTTTCGGCTCCCCAAATACGGCGTCCATTGGTGCTGGCATTATTACCGTTGGAAATCCTGTTCTGAAATGGGAAACCTCTAAACAATTTGACATAGGTCTTGATTTAAGTCTCTTCAATAATAGTATTGAGATTGTAGCGGACTATTTCCGCAAGAATATAGACGATATGTTGATGCAAGAGCCTCAACCTACTACATTAGGGTTCCCGAACTTTCCATATGCAAATGTAGGATCTATGCGCAATGTAGGATGGGAATTAGGAGTTACTTATCGCAAAACATGGGGAGATCTCAACTTTACAGCTTCCGCCAATATTTCTACTTATAAAAATGAAGTGATCTCTTTGGGTAATGGCGATGCAATTTATGGTTCAGCATACAATAATAATACCATTACTAAGACAGAAGTGGGGCAACCGGTAGGATATTTCTATGGATATGTGACCAATGGTATTTTCCAGAACGCAGAGCAAGTAGAGGGTAGTGCGCAAAGAGAAACGGCAAAGCCTGGTGATATTCGTTATAAAGATTTGAATAATGACGATGTACTCGATGATAACGACCGTGCCAAGATTGGAGATCCCTGGCCTGACTTTGTTTACGGTCTGTCACTTGGAGCATCATGGAAAGGTTTTGATTTCAATATGTTTCTTCAGGGATCACAAGGAAATGATGTGATGAATATGACTCTTTACGATTTTGAATCAGGAACGGGTTACATGAATGCTCATTCAGATTTCCTCAAACGTGCTTGGAATGGTGAAGGTTCAACAGACAAGTATCATAGAATATCTGCCGATCAAGGTCAGAATCAGCTTATTTCCGATTATTTTATCGAAGACGGTTCATACTTTAGAATCAAGAATTTGCAGATCGGTTATAATTTCTGTGATCGTTTATTGAAGTTCAAGGGAATCAGTTACCTGCGCTTATATGTTAGTGTGCAAAATCTGCTGACTCTCACGAAATATTCAGGACTTGATCCGGAGATAGGTTCCTCCAACGCTACTCTCAATGGTATAGATCAGGGCTTTTATCCTCAAGCGAGAACTTGGACGATTGGTTTAAACGTTAAATTTTAAAGTAACATGAAAAATATAAAATACTTATTCGTGTCTCTATCATTAATATCACTCTTTTCGTGTTCTGATTTTTTAGACAGAGACCCTAAAGGCGTGATGGATCAAGACAGATTTTTTCTTTCGCCTGATGCTGGTTATAGTGCCGTCGTTAAGTGCTATAAAACTCTTAATGATGTAGCTGGATATGAAGCACCACGTATGGATTTATATAATATATCCACTGATGATTCGGAGAAAGGAGGGTCTGATGCAGGTGATCGCACTTTTGCGGGAGACCTTAGTTTTGGTCGAGCTTTGGCTTCCAATACTGATTTAGTTAACCTTTGGTCGAATATGTACAATGGGATAGCACGATGTAATATTTGCCTGGAGAATATTCCCAACAAGCCTTTGGTGGATGCGGATGGCTATCCTCTGTCGAATGACGTAAAAGCCAGATATATAGGGGAAGTGAAGTTTCTCCGTGCTTTCTTTTACTTTGAACTTTGCAAGATCTTCGGCGGAGTACCTTTAGTTGATCGTACGCTGACAGTTGATGATAGTAAGAAGTTAGTCAGAGCTACAGAAGCAGAGACGGCTGATTTTATAATAAAAGATCTGTCAGAGGCTGCTTTAGAAAGTAATATACCTGACAAGGCTTCTTTGCCGACTACAGAATTGGGACGTGTCACCAAAGAGGCTGTATGGGCCATGCAGGCACGTGTATATATGTATTTTGCAAAAGATAATCCATCTTATTATGCAGATGCACGTGATGCAGCAAAGAAAGTTATTGATTCGAAGAGCTGCGAATTAGCTCCCAATTTCCAATCACTTTACTTGAGTGACAACTACATGTTAAGTGAATCTATCTTCCCCAATATACGTGGTGATGTTCCAAACGATCACATTTATGGTTCTTTTATCCCCGTATATTCTAATCCAAGGTCTTGTGGAGCATATGGTTTTGACCAACCGACACAGAATCTTGTCGACGAATTTGAAGAAGGAGATCCTCGTTTATTGTACACGATTATAGAACCAGGTGATAAATTTCCTAAAGAGAAAGGGTCGGAAACACTGGATTTTTCAACATATCCTAATACAGGATACCACAGTCGTAAAGCTTTTCTTGTTGTTTCAAGAAGAGGTAATGGTTGGGGAGATGATGCTTGGACATTCCATATCATACGTTATGCAGATGTATTATTGCTATATGCTGAAGCTTTAATACAGACTAATGGAGATAAGGATGAAATTGTGAAATACATAAATATGGTCCGAGACCGTGCTAATGATTCCCGTTCGGGAGATATCGAAGCCACTTCACGTGTATTGATAATTCCAAATATTAAGCTGAAACCTGTGACTGTCAATGATGATCTGTTGGCAGCAGTCAAGCATGAACGCCGTATTGAATTAGCAATGGAATACAATCGTTTGTATGATCTTAAACGTTGGAATTGTTATGTAGAAACAATGAATACTTTTTCCACCTATCCTTATGCCAAAGGACGTGGAGCTGCCTTTAAAAAAGGGATAAATGAATTATTCCCTATTCCGCAGATTGAGATAGACCGCTCTGGAGGTTCAATTAAACAAAATCCCGGATATAATTAAATTTTTAGTAAATGCTGACGTTGTTTTGGGACAGTTGAATCTGTCCCAAATGACGAAGGCAAAGGAGAGAGAAAAGAATGAACAAATGAATAAACAAAATAAATATATAAATATTTATCAATAAATAATTTGCTTCTTCTTGTAATGTATCAACTTGGGATTTAGCGGAAACGCACTTTTAGATTTAGAAGTGGCCAAAGTGATAGCCGAAGTGGATGCCAGTGTTTTTGTTTTAGACTTTGTGCCTAATGCTTCTGTAGAACAGATGAAAGAACGAATGGAAACTTTCTATCGTATTATTCGTAGTAAACATCCGGATACGCCAGTCATTTTTATAGAAGATCCTATTTTCACTCATACGCTTTATGATGAAAGAATAGCTAAAGAAGTACAAAGAAAGAATGGCACATTAAAGGAAATATTCAACCAGTTAAAGAAGGAAAATGAAAAGAATATCATTTTTATCTCTTCCAAGAATATGCTGGGAGAAGATGGAGAAGCTACTATAGACGGTATTCATTTCACAGATTTAGGTATGATGAGATATGCAGATTTAGTTTGTTCAATCATTAAGAAAGCAATAAAATAAAATAGTGACGCTATCGGCTCGGTATAGCGTCACTATTTTAAATGCTTTGATAGGTGACTTTTTGTACGTTATATCAATAGAAACAAATCTTCAAATCTTCAAATATTAAAATGGTAAAATATCATTTTTGATATTTGAATGATGCTATAATTGAATTTATTCAGGCGGACGCCAGATATGAATAAGAATTGCAAAGATTAGCCATTAGTATTATTCAGGAATTAAAGAAATCCCTCCTTTATGGAGCATAATCATTATTATTTGATATTATACATTGCATAGTGAATGTGTTTTTCAATTTATTTATGCTTTTTGTTCAATAAAGTAAGTTCATAAAAGTGCTTCTAATAAGTAAGCATCCGAGAGTCTGTGCAAAAACTACTTTTGGAAGACTAGTGCTCCTCTTAAACTCACACTTTTCCTTTATATTAATTCAAGAGTTGTGTATTTGGATTACATATTTAAATTGCAAGATAAAATTCTTTTTTCTGCATTTCATATTTTATCAACAATAAGGACATATATAATGATACTAATGGCAAGAAAGCCCTTAGTCTTCTTTTGAGTTCATCCATCCCCATTATGTTGATACAGCGTGTCAGGTTATATATGGTCATAAAGATGTTAACCTCACTCAACACATTGGCTTTGCCTTTCATTAGGGTATATGTAAATCCCCATTGGCGTTTTAAAATCCCAAATTGATGTTCTATAATTTGTTGCCTCAATTTGTAGTAATTCCTATTTCCTATAACTCTGGCGTTATTTTCATCTATTACATCTTGATATTCACTTCTTTCTATTACTCTACCATTTTGATTTTGAGTACATTTTTCTCTTATTGAGCAATTTACACAAGCTGATGTTTTATATACTTTTGATCTATAATTGGGGCGGATTCTCCATTTCCCTGTTGTTGTCATTTGTTCTCCACAAGGGCAGATATAATAATCTCCGTCATTTATATAATGAAATTCAGCCAGTGGTATGGAATTCGAATTAGGTGATGTTGATGGCATAGGCGATGAATAAGTACATATTCCTGAATATTTACAGGCTTGTAGTTGGTCGCCGCTAGTATAACCGGCATCGCTAAGTGTGTTGAACGAATCTAATTGTAGTAGTTCCTGGACGGTCAATGCCGCTGTTGATAGTTCTCTTTTATCAGTTGATGCTCCAATATGAGAGTGAACCAATAATTTGTGTTTACTATCAGAGGCTGCTTGAAGCGCATATCCAACTCCTGATACATTATTGGTTAACATTAATGCTCTTGAATCTTTGTCTGTTAGACTTATTTGAGTATCATTACTATTCTTCAATTCCGTATCAAGAGTTTCGTATTTCTTACGCCTGTCTTGTTGTAATTTAATCTTAGATTTAAGAAGTTCTTTTTCTTCTTTATCAGTCTTATCTAAAGCTGCTTCAAATTCTTCAATACGGTTATCTATATATTCAAGATGTCTGTCTATCTTCTTTTGTGTATAAATGTTGCAGGATTATACGGTGGTCTCCCTTCTGATTGAAGTTTGACATGTTTAAACCCAAGCTCATCTATAGGCAAGATATCCACAAATAAATCGATAACCCTTGCCCAAGAATCTGGAGCAACCAATTGTTCAAGAGCTATCATTTGAATTTGATTTCTGTTTTCTCCTACTATGTAGTTCATAGACATATTGTTTAGTTTCTTTCCATAAATATACGAAAAATAAATGATAATTCAATATAGCGTCTAAGGTTTTTGCACAGACTCTCGGATGCTTACGGTTCTAATGAAACGTACAGTTGGTTTTAAAGAAACGCTACGTACCTTTAAAAGGAAGCGAATTTTGCTTGTAGAAATGGAATTACTTGATTTATTAGAAGCGCTTTTATGAACTTACTTTATTGAACAAAAAGCATAAATAGATTAAAAAAGACATTCACCATGCAATGCATAATATCAAATAATAATGATTATGCTCCATAAGGGACGGATTTCTTTAATTTCTGAATAATACTAATGGCTAATCTATGCGATTCTTTTCTATATCCGGCTGTTCGCCTGAATAAATTCAATTATAGCATCATTCAAATACCAAAATGATATTTTACTATTTTGGTATTTGAAGATTTGTTCCTATTGATATAATGTACAAAAAGCGATCTATCCAGAGTATTGGAAATAGTGACGCTATGTCAACAGGATAGCGTCACTATTTTATTTGATTGCTTTCTTAATGATTGGACAAACTAAATCAGCATATCTCATCATACCTAAATCTGTGAAATGAATACCGTCTATAGTAGCTTCTCCATCTTCTCCCAGCATATTCTTGGAAGAGATAAAAATGATATTCTTTTCATTTTCCTTCTTTAACTGGTTGAATATTTCCTTTAATGTG
The Bacteroides luhongzhouii DNA segment above includes these coding regions:
- a CDS encoding RagB/SusD family nutrient uptake outer membrane protein yields the protein MDQDRFFLSPDAGYSAVVKCYKTLNDVAGYEAPRMDLYNISTDDSEKGGSDAGDRTFAGDLSFGRALASNTDLVNLWSNMYNGIARCNICLENIPNKPLVDADGYPLSNDVKARYIGEVKFLRAFFYFELCKIFGGVPLVDRTLTVDDSKKLVRATEAETADFIIKDLSEAALESNIPDKASLPTTELGRVTKEAVWAMQARVYMYFAKDNPSYYADARDAAKKVIDSKSCELAPNFQSLYLSDNYMLSESIFPNIRGDVPNDHIYGSFIPVYSNPRSCGAYGFDQPTQNLVDEFEEGDPRLLYTIIEPGDKFPKEKGSETLDFSTYPNTGYHSRKAFLVVSRRGNGWGDDAWTFHIIRYADVLLLYAEALIQTNGDKDEIVKYINMVRDRANDSRSGDIEATSRVLIIPNIKLKPVTVNDDLLAAVKHERRIELAMEYNRLYDLKRWNCYVETMNTFSTYPYAKGRGAAFKKGINELFPIPQIEIDRSGGSIKQNPGYN
- a CDS encoding SusC/RagA family TonB-linked outer membrane protein; translated protein: MKNYNNENKSQSLILTLCMIIFLLSPSVLFAQKQNITGKVIDVQGQPVIGATVLLQNTTTGVITNMDGEFVLVSPAKENTITVSMIGYNSVTVKAVAGQRVSITLIEKTYELDGLVVIGYGSIAKKDITGAVGVVSGKELKDMPVSSINNVLQGKVPGLTVTSSSGTPGAGSVTHIRGIGSITGSTTPLYVVDGLPQTGIDYLNPNDIESIAVHKDASVAAIYGSRGANGIIIITTKSGSLENKAQVSYDGYIGWQTPWKRPHMLNAADYITYKNLAADNAGQERVAAFATQENIDAVLNFVNKNSGPNGTDWWKEIINDGAFMHNHNISVNGGTKNIGILSSLAYTDQDGIVKGSNYKRISWRNNFNMKISKRVSLTANVGIIDEKRQLIDENNPATGTVFSAMGADPITPVFRNNLVDVPIFLSQIYNGYEPNNLYSQYSGILFSNKRNPVGQIQRMRQSTYEYLYVKAGANLEIKLFDFLKFNSRFGMDISRSLTDGFQPKYTLNANDYANENTVIQDNSRSNYFVWEQTLSYDQTFGKFKIGALLGTSAEETSVSSVNASIQGVINNDKDMAILNAGTTNPAVSGYPYDNSMLSFFGRVSLDYDSKYLIAANLRRDGSSKFADGHKWGTFPSVSAAWRFSSESFMESTHNWLSDAKLRISYGLIGNQNISGGGYASTYGSTIYDRYSFGSPNTASIGAGIITVGNPVLKWETSKQFDIGLDLSLFNNSIEIVADYFRKNIDDMLMQEPQPTTLGFPNFPYANVGSMRNVGWELGVTYRKTWGDLNFTASANISTYKNEVISLGNGDAIYGSAYNNNTITKTEVGQPVGYFYGYVTNGIFQNAEQVEGSAQRETAKPGDIRYKDLNNDDVLDDNDRAKIGDPWPDFVYGLSLGASWKGFDFNMFLQGSQGNDVMNMTLYDFESGTGYMNAHSDFLKRAWNGEGSTDKYHRISADQGQNQLISDYFIEDGSYFRIKNLQIGYNFCDRLLKFKGISYLRLYVSVQNLLTLTKYSGLDPEIGSSNATLNGIDQGFYPQARTWTIGLNVKF